The following are from one region of the Advenella mimigardefordensis DPN7 genome:
- a CDS encoding alpha/beta fold hydrolase, which yields MQSPRLNFVNCMSPAGIHRMAYKEWGDPANGRVLLCVHGLSRNGNDFDEVARAMSKEYRVVCPDIAGRGASDFLTNPASYVVPQYVSDINTLLARLQPQSLDWLGTSMGGLIALAFCAVVGAKDAAIAATGNSALPGTTGLALGKLILNDVGPAIELASIERIASYVGVPLQFDSFEAAVNHMKTNAASFGPLGDEEWVDFTKAVIVQKGQIWTQHYDLAIAQAFAGLKDEKMLKAGEAMLWRAFEALQCPILLIRGERSDLLSKSTAEQMQARNPHLQMIEIPETGHAPSLLPPSQVQAVRRFLLS from the coding sequence ATGCAATCACCCCGTTTGAATTTCGTCAACTGCATGAGTCCTGCCGGTATTCATCGCATGGCCTATAAGGAATGGGGCGACCCGGCCAATGGACGCGTTTTGTTGTGCGTGCACGGGCTATCGCGTAATGGCAATGACTTCGATGAAGTGGCCAGGGCCATGTCCAAAGAATATCGTGTTGTCTGCCCGGATATCGCCGGACGCGGCGCATCCGATTTTCTGACCAATCCCGCCAGTTATGTCGTGCCTCAGTATGTTTCAGATATCAATACCTTGCTGGCACGGCTGCAGCCGCAATCGCTCGATTGGCTGGGCACGTCCATGGGGGGGCTGATTGCACTGGCCTTTTGCGCGGTTGTAGGCGCCAAGGATGCAGCGATTGCCGCGACAGGCAATAGCGCATTGCCCGGGACCACGGGCCTTGCGCTGGGCAAGCTGATTCTGAACGATGTAGGACCGGCGATTGAATTGGCGTCGATCGAGCGGATCGCCAGCTACGTTGGCGTTCCCCTGCAGTTTGACTCGTTTGAGGCCGCGGTTAATCATATGAAAACCAACGCGGCGTCTTTCGGTCCGTTAGGCGATGAAGAATGGGTGGACTTTACCAAGGCGGTCATCGTGCAAAAAGGTCAGATCTGGACCCAGCATTACGATCTGGCGATCGCCCAGGCGTTTGCCGGCCTTAAAGATGAAAAAATGCTCAAGGCTGGAGAGGCCATGTTGTGGCGGGCCTTTGAGGCATTGCAATGCCCGATTTTGCTGATTCGGGGCGAACGGTCCGATTTGTTAAGCAAAAGCACGGCGGAACAAATGCAGGCTCGCAATCCGCACCTGCAAATGATTGAAATCCCTGAAACCGGCCATGCACCTTCATTATTGCCGCCTTCACAGGTGCAGGCCGTGCGCCGGTTCCTGTTGTCGTGA